Proteins encoded within one genomic window of Rhododendron vialii isolate Sample 1 chromosome 1a, ASM3025357v1:
- the LOC131331054 gene encoding uncharacterized protein LOC131331054, giving the protein MWASSPMVSAPSPRPPCLPKIAIPSTTTTNPAVQRCFFTLAVSNKSQRPPPPPQDKNNPSAKKNFGGSGLSVLAAVKSNPQTKPFNNPPAQNNTAPIKTNPKQQQQEEGKPIGKEERELSGSDVLLALRRASAQKIKTKKRREYPPPSSLSSSSTKKRVAAAEVNYGDVRPICVKSEWITRVDELEKRLQELMDEVQ; this is encoded by the coding sequence ATGTGGGCCTCGTCCCCGATGGTGTCTGCACCCTCGCCACGACCGCCATGTCTTCCCAAAATCGCCATCCcctccacaaccaccaccaatcCGGCGGTTCAGAGATGCTTTTTCACCTTGGCCGTCTCAAACAAGTCTCAACgcccaccaccgccgccgcagGATAAAAATAACCCCTCCGCCAAAAAAAACTTTGGGGGTTCAGGCCTCAGCGTCCTTGCCGCTGTCAAATCCAACCCACAAACCAAACCCTTCAACAACCCACCTGCCCAGAATAACACCGCCCCAAtcaaaaccaacccaaaacaacAGCAGCAGGAGGAGGGAAAACCAattgggaaagaagagagagagctgagTGGTTCGGATGTGTTATTGGCGTTACGAAGAGCCAGCGCTCAGAAAATCAAGACCAAGAAGCGCAGAGAAtatcctcctccttcttctttgtCGTCGTCGTCGACCAAAAAGCGAGTAGCTGCTGCTGAGGTCAATTATGGGGATGTTCGACCCATTTGCGTAAAAAGCGAGTGGATTACTCGTGTGGACGAATTGGAAAAGCGTCTTCAGGAGCTCATGGATGAAGTTCAATGA
- the LOC131307573 gene encoding heterogeneous nuclear ribonucleoprotein Q, with translation MDEGTEIEDRVDLDDDNYEEMDDDVEEQVEDEGAGEVGDETGEDQLEDLKSEDSGRERSPELDVVEADRSIITDEPVGDKEKQTASIDDDDEKKRAELLALPPYGSEIFIGGLPRDVSNDDLRDLCEPFGDIFEVRLMKNRDTGETKGFAFVAFKAKEVAQQAIEELNNKEFKGRTLRCSLAETKRRLFIGNLPKNWTDEEFTKVIEETGPGAENIELIKDPQYPSRNRGFAFIEYYNNACADFSRQKMSNASFKLDGNAPTVSWADPKSTPDNSAAASQVKALYVKNIPENTPTEQVKQLFQRHGEVTKVVMPPAKSGGKRDFGFIHYAERSSALKAVKETEKYEISGQMLEVCLAKPQSDKKFDGASPHNLAPHPNYIPNPGYGAFPGNPYGPLAGGYGIPTGFQQPMIYGRGPMPAGMHMVPMVLPDGQIGYVLQQPGVQMPLPRPRRNDRSNGSGGPQGRGGTSGGSDDANRNRRYRPY, from the exons ATGGACGAGGGGACTGAAATTGAGGATCGGGTGGATCTTGACGATGACAATTACGAAGAGATGGATGATGATGTTGAAGAACAGGTAGAGGATGAAGGAGCGGGGGAAGTTGGCGATGAAACTGGTGAAGACCAACTTGAGGACTTGAAAAGTGAGGATAGTGGGAGAGAACGTTCGCCAGAATTAGATGTGGTTGAAGCAGATAGAAGCATCATTACTGATGAACCCGTGGGAGATAAAGAAAAGCAGACTGCTTCGATTGACGATGATGATGAGAAGAAGCGTGCCGAACTTCTTGCCCTTCCACCTTACGGGTCTGAAATTTTCATTGGTGGGCTTCCTCGTGATGTTTCAAACGATGATTTGAGGGATCTATGTGAACCGTTTGGCGATATTTTTGAG GTAAGGTTGATGAAGAATAGGGATACTGGTGAAACTAAGGGTTTTGCTTTCGTAGCATTTAAAGCCAAGGAGGTTGCACAGCAGGCCATTGAAGAATTGAACAACAAAGAGTTCAAG GGAAGAACATTAAGGTGTTCACTTGCTGAAACTAAACGCCGATTATTTATCGGTAATCTTCCAAAAAACTGGACAGATGAAGAGTTTACGAAAGTCATTGAGGAGACTGGTCCTGGAGCAGAAAACATTGAGCTTATAAAg GATCCTCAGTATCCAAGCCGGAATCGCGGTTTTGCTTTCATTGAGTATTACAACAATGCTTGTGCTGATTTTTCTAGACAGAAAATGTCAAATGCCAGTTTTAAATTGGATGGAAATGCCCCAACCGTCAGCTGGGCTGATCCAAAGAGTACTCCTGATAATTCTGCTGCTGCTTCTCAG GTTAAGGCTCTTTATGTGAAGAATATACCTGAGAACACACCCACTGAGCAAGTGAAGCAACTATTTCAACGCCATGGGGAAGTTACGAAAGTTGTTATGCCGCCTGCCAAATCTGGTGGCAAACGAGATTTTGGTTTTATCCATTATGCAGAAAGGTCCAGTGCATTGAAGGCAGTCAAAGAGACAGAGAAATATGAAATTTCTG GTCAGATGTTGGAAGTTTGTCTTGCTAAGCCTCAAAGTGATAAGAAGTTTGATGGCGCTAGTCCCCACAATTTAGCGCCTCATCCAAATTATATTCCTAATCCTGGTTATGGTGCTTTTCCCGGAAATCCATATGGCCCCCTAGCTGGTGGATATGGTATCCCCACTGGTTTTCAGCAG CCTATGATTTACGGTAGGGGGCCAATGCCAGCAGGGATGCATATGGTTCCAATGGTTCTGCCAGATGGTCAAATTGGCTATGTTCT ACAGCAGCCTGGAGTGCAAATGCCGCTTCCACGGCCTCGGAGAAATGACCGGAGCAATGGATCGGGTGGACCCCAAGGAAGGGGAGGAACTAGTGGTGGCAGTGATGATGCCAATCGTAACAGAAGGTATAGACCTTACTAG